The following proteins are co-located in the Gossypium hirsutum isolate 1008001.06 chromosome A02, Gossypium_hirsutum_v2.1, whole genome shotgun sequence genome:
- the LOC107951733 gene encoding pentatricopeptide repeat-containing protein At4g02750 — translation MLLRFSLQSTPIISPSLLPIFQIPFAFKALLYAAKYHSFSAPRVYDCNVRIRELSRAGNIKAACQLFDNMPTPDVVSWNSIITGYWQNGFLQESKKLFISMPDRNILSWNSMIAGCVENGYLDEAFQYFKAMPERNTESYNAMMSGFIRWDRVKEAEMLFQEMPRKNVISYTAMMDGYMKVGEFEKARALFDEMPYRNVVSWTVMISGYVDNGRFDEAKELYERMPSKNVVAMTAMITGYFKEGKVEDARTLFDGIWCKDLPCWNAMITGYTLNGIGEEALKLCSEMVKLAIQPDIFTLVSVFTACSGLASVKEGRQMHVLVIKYGFESDVSLCHSLITMYSKCGSILDAEQAFRQMNGACLVSWNTIISAFAQHGLYEKAVDFFNQMEVVGVKPDGVTFLSLLSACGHAGKVNESMDFFDLMVKEYGIFPGPEHYSCLVDILSRAGQLEKASKIIRLMPFEADAGVWGALLAACSVYLNVELGELAAKKIVEWNPHHSGAYVVLSNIYAAAGMWDEVTRVRLQMKEQGVKKQCAYSWMEIGNKVHHFLGGDISHPDTNKIHLEIKSISLQMKALVNIAEIDLLWSSFD, via the exons ATGCTCCTTCGCTTTTCCCTCCAATCCACACCCATAATCTCTCCCTCTCTTCTCCCCATATTTCAAATTCCTTTCGCTTTCAAAGCTCTTCTTTACGCAGCTAAGTACCACTCCTTCTCTGCTCCCCGTGTCTATGATTGCAACGTTAGGATCCGGGAGCTTTCACGGGCCGGTAACATTAAAGCTGCCTGCCAACTGTTCGATAATATGCCAACTCCCGACGTCGTCTCCTGGAACTCTATCATTACCGGCTACTGGCAGAATGGGTTTCTTCAGGAATCGAAGAAACTTTTTATTTCAATGCCTGATAGAAATATACTCTCCTGGAACTCCATGATCGCCGGTTGTGTCGAAAATGGATACTTAGATGAAGCTTTCCAGTATTTTAAAGCAATGCCTGAGAGGAATACCGAGTCGTACAATGCGATGATGTCAGGGTTTATAAGATGGGATAGAGTGAAAGAAGCTGAAATGCTTTTCCAAGAAATGCCTAGAAAGAATGTGATTTCTTATACAGCAATGATGGATGGGTATATGAAGGTAGGGGAATTTGAGAAGGCGAGGGCTTTGTTTGATGAGATGCCGTATAGAAATGTTGTTTCTTGGACGGTGATGATTAGTGGGTATGTTGATAATGGCAGGTTTGATGAAGCCAAGGAGTTGTATGAGCGGATGCCCAGTAAGAATGTTGTTGCTATGACGGCTATGATAACTGGGTATTTTAAGGAAGGAAAGGTGGAGGATGCTAGGACCTTGTTTGATGGAATTTGGTGCAAAGATCTACCCTGTTGGAATGCAATGATAACAG GTTATACACTAAATGGGATAGGAGAGGAAGCACTTAAGTTGTGTTCAGAAATGGTTAAGCTGGCTATCCAACCGGATATTTTCACCCTTGTTTCTGTTTTCACTGCTTGTTCTGGTCTTGCATCAGTTAAGGAAGGCAGGCAAATGCACGTGCTTGTTATAAAATATGGCTTTGAATCAGATGTTTCTTTGTGTCATTCCTTGATTACTATGTATAGTAAATGTGGTAGCATTCTTGATGCTGAGCAAGCTTTTAGACAAATGAATGGAGCATGCCTTGTTTCATGGAATACAATCATTTCTGCATTTGCGCAGCACGGTCTCTATGAAAAGGCTGTTGATTTCTTCAACCAGATGGAAGTGGTTGGTGTTAAACCAGATGGGGTAACTTTTCTTAGTTTATTATCAGCTTGTGGTCATGCAGGGAAAGTAAATGAAAGTATGGACTTCTTTGACCTAATGGTAAAAGAATATGGGATTTTTCCTGGACCTGAACACTATTCTTGCTTGGTTGATATACTGAGTCGAGCAGGTCAGCTGGAAAAGGCATCAAAAATAATACGATTGATGCCTTTTGAAGCTGATGCTGGAGTCTGGGGTGCTCTTTTAGCTGCCTGCAGTGTTTACTTGAATGTAGAATTAGGGGAATTAGCAGCTAAGAAAATTGTGGAATGGAATCCACATCATTCTGGCGCTTATGTTGTTTTGTCTAATATATATGCTGCGGCTGGCATGTGGGATGAAGTCACAAGAGTGAGGCTACAGATGAAAGAGCAAGGAGTGAAAAAGCAATGTGCATATAGTTGGATGGAGATTGGTAATAAGGTGCACCACTTCCTTGGAGGGGATATCTCTCATCCGGACACCAATAAGATTCATTTAGAGATTAAGAGTATTAGCTTACAAATGAAAGCACTGGTTAATATCGCAGAAATTGATTTGTTGTGGAGTAGTTTTGATTGA
- the LOC107951735 gene encoding histone H3.3 — protein sequence MARTKQTARKSTGGKAPRKQLATKAARKSAPTTGGVKKPHRYRPGTVALREIRKYQKSTELLIRKLPFQRLVREIAQDFKTDLRFQSHAVLALQEAAEAYLVGLFEDTNLCAIHAKRVTIMPKDIQLARRIRGERA from the exons ATGGCCCGTACCAAGCAGACAGCCCGTAAGTCGACTGGTGGGAAGGCTCCAAGGAAGCAACTTGCTACCAAG GCTGCCCGTAAATCTGCCCCAACCACCGGTGGTGTGAAGAAGCCTCATCGCTACCGTCCTGGAACTGTTGCTCTTCG TGAAAttcgaaagtaccaaaagagtaCTGAGCTTCTTATCAGGAAATTGCCTTTCCAGAGGCTTGTTCGTGAAATTGCCCAGGACTTCAAG ACTGATTTGCGTTTCCAGAGCCATGCTGTTCTAGCTCTCCAGGAAGCTGCAGAGGCATACCTTGTGGGTCTTTTTGAAGACACCAACCTTTGTGCGATCCACGCCAAGCGTGTCACAATTATGCCCAAGGACATCCAGTTGGCTCGTAGGATCAGAGGAGAGCGTGCTTAA